The DNA window CCATCCAGAATCTTCTCCACTACAAGTACCTTCTTCAGTTCTGCTCTGGTCAATGTCATAAACTCCTGTCCCATAGTGACATTATCTCAGAACAGTTACACCGTGACATTATCACGGAACAACAACACCGGGCTTTTGACATTGTTGTCATCTCGGGACGGATGTGATAACTTAGTAGTAATGTTTTTGGAGCTAGTCGGCTAGGGGGAAATGACCACATGTATCTGCACGGAACGAGCAGAATTAACGAATTCGGCCGGCTCGAAATCGGGGGGTGCGATACGCTCGCGTTGGCGGAGCGGTTCGGCACGCCGCTCTATGTCTACGACGAGGAGCTGATTCGCCGCCGCTGCCGCGAATACGTCGATGCGTTCCGTGGATCGGGCTTCGAGTTTCAGGTTGCATACGCCTCGAAGGCGTTCTGCACGATGGCGATGTGCCGGATCGCGGACGAAGAAGGACTGTCGCTCGACGTCGTCTCCGACGGCGAGTTGTATACGGCGCTGCGCGCGGGATTCCCGCCGGAGCGCATTCACTTCCACGGCAACAACAAGACGCCCGAAGAAATCGAGATGGCGATCGACGCCAAGATCGGCTGCTTCGTCATCGACAACTTCACCGAGCTTCGGCTCGTGAACGCCATCGCGGAATCCCGCGGCGTCAAGGTGAAGGCGCTGTTCCGCCTGACGCCCGGCGTGTCCGCTCATACGCACGAATATATCTCGACCGGACAGACGGATTCGAAGTTCGGCTTCGATATCGGCAACGGGGCGGCGATGGCGGTGATCGAGGAAGCCGCCGGCTTGAGCTCGATCGAAGTGCTGGGCGTTCACTCGCATATCGGCTCGCAAATTTTCGAGGTCGAAGGCTTCCGGCTCGCCGCCGACAAGGTCGCTTCGTTCGCCGCCGACGTCCGCGACCGGCTCGGTCTCGTCTTCTCCGTCATCAATCTCGGAGGCGGCTTCGGCATCCGGTACGTGGAAGGCGACAAGCCGCTGCCGGCCGGCACGTACGTGCGCGCGATCACGGATGCGGTGCGGGAGCAATTCACCAAGCGCTCGTACCCGCTGCCGCAGATCTGGATCGAGCCGGGGCGCAGCATCGTCGGCGACGCCGGCACGACGCTGTATACGGTCGGTTCGATCAAGGATATTCCCGGCGTGCGCAAATACGTCTCCGTGGACGGCGGCATGACGGACAATCCGCGTCCGGCCCTGTATGACGCGGTCTACGAAGCGATGCTCGCCAACCGGGCGAACGAAGAGGCTTCGGAAGTCGTCTCGATCGCGGGCAAATGCTGCGAGAGCGGCGATATGCTGATCTGGGATTTGCCCTTGCCGTCGCCC is part of the Paenibacillus thermoaerophilus genome and encodes:
- the lysA gene encoding diaminopimelate decarboxylase, which gives rise to MYLHGTSRINEFGRLEIGGCDTLALAERFGTPLYVYDEELIRRRCREYVDAFRGSGFEFQVAYASKAFCTMAMCRIADEEGLSLDVVSDGELYTALRAGFPPERIHFHGNNKTPEEIEMAIDAKIGCFVIDNFTELRLVNAIAESRGVKVKALFRLTPGVSAHTHEYISTGQTDSKFGFDIGNGAAMAVIEEAAGLSSIEVLGVHSHIGSQIFEVEGFRLAADKVASFAADVRDRLGLVFSVINLGGGFGIRYVEGDKPLPAGTYVRAITDAVREQFTKRSYPLPQIWIEPGRSIVGDAGTTLYTVGSIKDIPGVRKYVSVDGGMTDNPRPALYDAVYEAMLANRANEEASEVVSIAGKCCESGDMLIWDLPLPSPNAGDLLAVSCTGAYNYSMASNYNRIRRPAVVFVRDGQADLVVKRETYEDVAGNDVIPERLRKKEVHQA